A genomic region of Dermacentor andersoni chromosome 9, qqDerAnde1_hic_scaffold, whole genome shotgun sequence contains the following coding sequences:
- the LOC129383725 gene encoding uncharacterized protein, translating into MPDREKERVHRFRDHVVAGVNWRPTRFVDEVPGSRVCGLCRMIPKWTVLLPCSHALCQSCHAASLEGGFEQCPLDQVQFEKAECVGCEFPSRTANTVKVYCWNEAHGCEYTATVDRMLEHYENECTFHTTECWRCGEGVQHRELPRHYVNGCRAGVSSAITVSSEHTALTVADMKAMLGCLNHDQLLPVIQSQLNGLTDKARNQEARFTEITRELGACEHNLKAEMEQIAATISSTVSHQLISQQNTLEEVSTSTSLSLRSEQDLILRKLEHLVHLEHSWKTSPKPDFSPVIAHCETLYGGVRHLTSALSTTARIEDISWATYLMALENCEEILQLQRGNKKLAEITVWHMRDTYFTIAVWFYNGSPSELAVEIEFNGMLVDSMCWPPFWHVQAVDKVTLNERSLASCGRRCYCKRDDPSLEHFHLQFRIDTASLKNDGYLQDGKIEFEIFLNNSEEDNGVKGAP; encoded by the exons ATGCCGGATCGTGAAAAGGAACGGGTGCACCGTTTTCGCGACCACGTCGTCGCCGGCGTCAACTGGCGACCGACGCGGTTCGTCGACGAGGTTCCCGGTTCACGTGTGTGCGGCCTCTGCCGCATGATCCCAAAATGGACGGTGCTGTTGCCGTGCAGTCATGCTCTGTGCCAATCTTGCCACGCAGCCAGCCTCGAAGGGGGCTTTGAGCAGTGTCCATTGGATCAAGTGCAATTCGAGAAAGCGGAATGCGTGGGTTGTGAATTCCCTAGCAGAACAGCGAACACCGTGAAG GTGTACTGCTGGAACGAAGCTCACGGCTGCGAGTACACGGCCACCGTGGACCGCATGCTGGAGCACTACGAGAACGAATGCACATTTCACACAACGGAATGTTGGCGATGCGGCGAGGGAGTCCAGCACAGAGAACTGCCAAGGCACTACGTGAACGGATGCAGGGCCGGTGTTTCTTCAGCGATCACAGTGTCCTCGGAGCATACAGCACTGACCGTTGCAGACATGAAGGCGATGTTGGGATGTCTCAACCACGACCAGCTGCTGCCAGTGATTCAGAGTCAGTTGAATGGGCTTACGGACAAAGCCAGAAACCAGGAAGCCAGGTTTACCGAGATTACTCGCGAGCTCGGAGCATGCGAGCACAACTTAAAGGCCGAGATGGAACAAATCGCCGCCACGATTTCATCCACCGTGTCCCACCAGCTGATTTCTCAGCAAAATACATTGGAGGAAGTCAGCACGTCGACGTCGCTGTCATTGCGCTCGGAACAGGATCTGATACTAAGAAAGTTGGAACACTTAGTCCACCTGGAACACTCGTGGAAAACTTCCCCGAAGCCTGATTTCAGCCCGGTCATTGCTCATTGTGAGACTTTGTACGGTGGCGTTCGGCATTTGACCAGTGCATTGTCGACAACCGCGCGGATTGAAGACATTTCGTGGGCGACTTATCTGATGGCCCTAGAAAACTGCGAGGAAATCCTTCAGTTGCAGCGAGGAAATAAAAAGCTTGCCGAGATTACGGTGTGGCACATGAGGGACACGTACTTTACTATCGCCGTCTGGTTCTACAATGGTTCTCCATCTGAATTGGCTGTGGAGATCGAGTTTAACGGGATGCTGGTGGACTCCATGTGTTGGCCGCCTTTCTGGCACGTGCAAGCGGTTGATAAAGTAACATTGAATGAACGCTCGTTGGCTTCCTGTGGGAGACGTTGTTACTGCAAGCGCGATGATCCCTCATTGGAACACTTCCACCTCCAATTTCGTATAGACACTGCCTCGCTCAAAAATGACGGCTACCTCCAAGACGGAAAGATAGAGTTCGAAATCTTCCTCAACAATAGCGAAGAGGACAATGGTGTCAAAGGAGCACCATAA